In Symmachiella dynata, the following are encoded in one genomic region:
- a CDS encoding ABC transporter ATP-binding protein: MNEPSTQTATLEPPPSTGTPTIEIHHLHRFFGNLKAVNDVSFQVHAGEVMGFIGPNGAGKTTTMRILATLDVPTAGDAFVGGYSVVDKPDEVRRILGFMPDSFGKYQNVNVLEYLDFFARAYGFRGAARRDAIERVLVFTELRKLAEKPIDTLSKGMSQRLGLGRTLIHDPQVLVLDEPAAGLDPRARVELRELILLLATELNKTVLISSHILTELSEICHSAAIVEAGQILASGSRDAIMQGHRRTGPDESVELEVSVVGEVNKLQRWLLEQPHVGAVRIADKNARFEFTGNEQQQANLLKAMIAGGIEVVSFQGRAHSLEDVFMAVTKGITQ; encoded by the coding sequence ATGAACGAACCATCCACTCAAACCGCAACATTAGAACCGCCACCGTCCACGGGAACGCCGACGATTGAAATACATCATCTGCATCGGTTTTTTGGAAACCTGAAGGCGGTCAATGATGTCTCCTTTCAGGTGCATGCGGGTGAGGTGATGGGCTTCATCGGCCCCAACGGTGCGGGCAAAACGACCACCATGCGTATTCTGGCCACGCTGGACGTCCCCACCGCCGGCGACGCCTTTGTGGGAGGCTACTCGGTTGTCGACAAACCGGATGAAGTCCGCCGCATTCTGGGATTCATGCCTGACAGTTTCGGCAAATACCAAAACGTCAACGTGCTGGAGTACCTCGACTTTTTCGCCCGCGCCTATGGGTTCCGCGGCGCCGCCCGCAGGGATGCCATCGAACGGGTACTGGTCTTCACCGAATTACGCAAACTCGCCGAAAAACCCATCGATACGCTCAGTAAAGGTATGTCACAACGTCTCGGTTTAGGCCGCACATTGATCCACGATCCGCAGGTGCTGGTCCTGGACGAACCGGCAGCCGGGTTGGATCCCCGCGCTCGCGTCGAACTGCGAGAACTGATTCTCCTACTGGCGACCGAATTGAACAAAACGGTGTTGATCAGTTCCCACATCCTCACCGAACTTTCTGAAATCTGCCACTCCGCGGCAATCGTCGAAGCCGGACAAATTCTCGCCAGCGGTTCCCGTGACGCCATCATGCAAGGACATCGTCGGACCGGCCCGGATGAATCGGTGGAATTAGAAGTCAGCGTCGTCGGCGAGGTCAATAAGTTGCAGCGCTGGTTGCTGGAACAACCGCACGTCGGTGCGGTCCGCATTGCCGATAAAAACGCCCGCTTTGAATTCACCGGCAATGAACAGCAACAGGCGAATCTTCTCAAAGCGATGATCGCAGGCGGCATTGAGGTCGTCTCGTTCCAAGGCCGCGCCCATTCGCTCGAAGACGTCTTCATGGCCGTCACCAAAGGCATCACACAGTAA
- a CDS encoding AAA family ATPase — translation MDRENVGTADATVDGDRDSERLVPPHELEEARATLQRLLSGLKRAILGQEELLELVVIALMARGHMLLEGLPGLGKTELIKSLSKLLGLDFRRLQFTPDLLPSDIVGSPILEENQQGSRSLVFHKGPIFANLVLADEINRASPKTQSALLEAMQERRVTVLGETHPLPLPFFVLATQNPIELEGTYPLPEAQLDRFTFKLSVNNVSSETLQEIITTRSHGQPPELSPVVSAMELETLFDKVDAIHLPRAVSGYIARLVTATHPDRADAPETVRKFVKFGASPRAAIALAGTSRAAALLAGKPNVGFDEVKKVAVSVLGHRLILDYAARLEGWTPAKMIQSLLDAVPEVGRDLPEDLSPAS, via the coding sequence ATGGACCGTGAAAACGTGGGAACCGCCGACGCTACTGTCGACGGAGATCGTGACAGCGAACGCTTGGTGCCGCCGCACGAGCTTGAGGAGGCGCGAGCCACTTTACAACGACTGCTCTCAGGTTTGAAACGGGCGATTCTCGGCCAGGAGGAATTGTTGGAGTTGGTCGTCATCGCGCTGATGGCCCGTGGACATATGTTGCTCGAAGGGTTGCCGGGACTTGGCAAGACCGAATTGATCAAGTCGTTGTCCAAATTGCTCGGTTTGGATTTCCGCCGCTTGCAATTCACACCCGACTTGCTGCCGAGTGATATTGTCGGTTCGCCGATTCTGGAAGAGAACCAACAAGGATCCCGGAGCCTGGTGTTTCACAAAGGACCGATTTTCGCCAACTTAGTATTGGCGGACGAAATCAATCGCGCCAGCCCCAAAACCCAATCCGCTCTGCTGGAAGCGATGCAGGAACGCCGCGTCACTGTCCTGGGAGAAACGCATCCGCTCCCCTTGCCGTTTTTTGTTTTGGCGACACAAAACCCCATTGAATTGGAGGGGACCTATCCGCTCCCCGAAGCGCAGCTCGACCGATTCACGTTCAAACTCAGTGTGAATAACGTCTCCAGCGAGACGTTACAGGAGATCATCACCACACGCAGCCACGGACAACCGCCGGAACTTTCGCCGGTTGTCTCCGCCATGGAATTGGAGACGCTGTTTGACAAGGTCGACGCCATCCATCTGCCCCGCGCTGTTTCCGGATACATCGCCCGGCTGGTCACCGCCACGCATCCCGACCGTGCGGATGCTCCCGAAACGGTTCGCAAATTTGTCAAATTCGGTGCTTCGCCGCGGGCTGCGATCGCATTGGCCGGCACATCGCGCGCTGCGGCACTATTAGCGGGTAAACCGAACGTCGGTTTCGACGAAGTAAAAAAAGTGGCCGTCAGCGTCCTGGGGCATCGGTTAATTTTGGATTATGCCGCCCGGTTAGAAGGTTGGACCCCCGCAAAAATGATCCAAAGCCTGCTCGACGCCGTTCCCGAAGTCGGCCGGGATTTGCCCGAAGACTTATCCCCAGCCTCGTAG
- a CDS encoding sugar phosphate isomerase/epimerase family protein — protein MFVAASTRCFSDRPFEDACEQLAELQYDKVEIWLDETQDHLKPSHVIADPESFCARFRDVTRMTPIAINLENEVSLEDFQALVRVAQLFRLTQITIPASPLGTPFNAEIDRLRAHHRIASADGVHVSIKTKTGQLTEDPHTAVELCQATPGVGITLDPSYYICGPVPNQSYDQVFPYVFHTHLRDTLPDNLQVRIGLGEIDYSRIISQLQRNNYNLALSVEILPERLGDIDRAVEMRKMRLLLESLL, from the coding sequence GTGTTTGTTGCCGCGTCTACCCGCTGTTTTTCGGACCGACCGTTTGAAGATGCCTGCGAACAGCTCGCCGAGCTGCAATACGACAAGGTGGAAATCTGGCTGGATGAAACGCAGGATCATCTCAAGCCTTCCCATGTGATTGCAGATCCCGAGTCGTTTTGCGCGCGTTTCCGCGACGTCACACGCATGACGCCGATCGCCATCAACCTCGAGAACGAAGTCTCACTTGAGGACTTCCAAGCCCTGGTTCGAGTGGCGCAGCTTTTCCGATTAACACAAATCACGATCCCCGCTTCGCCGTTGGGAACACCCTTCAACGCCGAAATCGATCGCCTCCGCGCGCATCACCGCATTGCCAGCGCCGATGGCGTGCATGTTTCCATCAAAACCAAAACCGGCCAATTGACCGAAGATCCGCACACGGCCGTCGAATTGTGCCAAGCCACGCCGGGTGTCGGAATCACGCTCGATCCGAGCTATTACATCTGCGGCCCGGTGCCCAATCAGTCGTACGACCAAGTCTTTCCATACGTGTTCCACACGCATCTGCGCGACACACTCCCGGACAATCTGCAAGTCCGCATTGGCTTGGGTGAGATCGACTACAGCCGCATCATCAGCCAACTCCAACGCAACAATTACAACCTGGCCCTGTCGGTGGAAATTCTTCCCGAGCGATTGGGCGACATCGACCGCGCCGTTGAAATGCGGAAGATGCGTTTGCTGTTGGAAAGTC
- a CDS encoding ABC transporter permease has translation MASQPDTISRWAEQVSDRLNPILVKETRQALKSKQFLATFAIMLFGGWLISAFVLMALVGGNDDSPYGKNVFPFYFGLLAFTVMLVVPFGAFRSLLAERDLNTYELLNITTLSPQQIVWGKWLSAQVQTFIYFSAISPFVAFSYLLRGVDFPTLIFVLILAMFASMMLSLLSLTFSTFARQRQAQVVLSLVLLGQLVWVMGAGISLGTYFVAEEIIDFSEPEIYWSGLVIASYYIGTFVLCLQIARAQLTFESDNRSTGIRLSSSALYWLTLGWLGVGLYQAIFSGTPPGATLMIEPVYVVLSFLGVFWGAVCLFAATETDGLSRRIRSQLPKSFLLRFLAVPFLPGGGRGMLMAVLHLAALVGLAFAVGQLIHDPKWVHISKFTVGLSCYIVFYAGMSAALGRWLRKATPLFRPAQTRAFAIVMFALSWLAPNIANIFRNSRSVANPLFYLSDPINTLETLDNNLAWADEVMTALLVMGGVALLLNVHTMWRGFTEVVFLREPTADETALFPQSQLANAPTATAGMLDTAATPEPSTSS, from the coding sequence ATGGCCTCTCAACCTGATACAATAAGCCGCTGGGCCGAACAGGTGAGTGATCGTCTCAACCCGATCCTCGTCAAGGAGACGCGCCAAGCGCTCAAAAGCAAACAGTTTCTGGCCACCTTCGCAATCATGCTGTTTGGTGGCTGGTTGATATCGGCGTTCGTGCTCATGGCGCTCGTCGGCGGCAACGACGACAGCCCGTATGGCAAAAACGTCTTCCCCTTCTATTTCGGACTGTTAGCGTTCACGGTGATGCTCGTCGTCCCTTTCGGCGCCTTTCGCAGTCTGCTGGCCGAACGGGACCTCAACACCTACGAACTGCTCAACATCACCACGTTGTCCCCGCAACAAATTGTGTGGGGTAAATGGCTCAGCGCGCAGGTGCAAACGTTTATTTATTTCTCCGCCATCAGCCCGTTTGTCGCCTTCAGCTATCTGCTTCGTGGCGTGGATTTTCCCACATTGATATTCGTGCTGATCTTGGCGATGTTCGCCTCGATGATGTTGTCGCTCCTGTCGCTCACCTTCAGCACGTTCGCTCGTCAACGGCAAGCACAAGTCGTGCTCTCCCTGGTCCTGTTGGGACAACTCGTCTGGGTGATGGGCGCGGGGATTTCATTAGGGACATATTTTGTTGCCGAAGAAATCATCGATTTCAGCGAACCAGAAATTTATTGGAGCGGTTTGGTCATCGCCAGCTATTACATCGGGACTTTCGTACTCTGCCTGCAGATCGCCCGCGCGCAACTGACTTTCGAATCAGACAATCGCAGTACTGGGATCCGTCTTAGCAGCTCCGCTCTCTACTGGCTGACGCTCGGCTGGCTGGGAGTCGGCTTGTATCAAGCCATCTTCAGTGGTACCCCCCCCGGTGCGACCCTCATGATCGAACCTGTCTATGTGGTCCTCAGTTTCTTGGGGGTCTTTTGGGGGGCTGTTTGTCTGTTTGCCGCCACCGAGACCGATGGGCTTTCACGACGAATACGCAGCCAACTCCCCAAAAGTTTTCTCCTACGATTTCTCGCCGTGCCGTTTCTCCCTGGAGGCGGACGCGGGATGCTGATGGCGGTTTTGCATCTGGCGGCGCTCGTGGGACTGGCATTTGCCGTCGGACAACTCATCCACGACCCCAAATGGGTCCACATATCAAAATTCACCGTCGGGCTGAGTTGCTACATCGTCTTTTACGCCGGAATGTCCGCCGCGTTGGGGCGCTGGTTACGCAAAGCGACACCCTTATTTCGCCCCGCTCAGACACGAGCGTTTGCCATCGTGATGTTTGCACTCAGTTGGCTGGCGCCGAACATTGCCAACATCTTCCGCAATTCTCGCAGCGTCGCGAATCCCCTGTTTTATTTGTCTGACCCCATCAATACGTTGGAGACCCTAGACAACAATCTCGCCTGGGCTGACGAAGTTATGACAGCCCTGCTGGTCATGGGGGGAGTCGCACTGCTGCTCAACGTGCACACCATGTGGCGCGGCTTCACCGAAGTCGTCTTCCTTCGCGAACCCACTGCGGACGAAACGGCCCTGTTCCCACAATCTCAATTGGCCAACGCCCCAACAGCCACCGCGGGAATGTTGGACACAGCAGCCACCCCGGAACCGTCGACCAGCAGTTAA
- a CDS encoding DUF58 domain-containing protein has protein sequence MRNDPDVQRVVDTFQLGLPRTPVAGRSGELLGRGTGSSLEFQEFREYIPGDDIRHVDWSAYARSDTLMVRLYREEISPQTQILIDGSASMRTGGTAKPLVAKQLAAMFALLCGRLGGRAGVVTLTDQVATRTGLEGLDIIQRLPFDSRATMVDLLESNQVPLPRQSVRIVISDFLFPHDPAALIRRLATGASALWVLQLLNAWEANPTTSGGRRLVDIESAAETDLILDRKTIAGYQKRLQQLQAELARNCRRVQATFVPLIADKGLQTLCREDLCAAEVLRIA, from the coding sequence GTGAGAAATGATCCGGACGTCCAACGTGTCGTCGACACCTTCCAACTCGGACTGCCCCGCACTCCCGTCGCCGGGCGGTCGGGCGAGTTGTTGGGTCGCGGTACGGGAAGTTCGTTGGAGTTTCAGGAATTTCGCGAATACATCCCCGGCGACGATATCCGCCATGTCGATTGGTCCGCTTATGCCCGCAGCGACACCTTGATGGTCCGCCTGTACCGCGAAGAAATCAGCCCGCAAACACAAATCCTCATTGATGGCAGCGCCTCGATGCGCACGGGTGGAACTGCTAAGCCGCTGGTTGCCAAACAATTGGCAGCGATGTTCGCCCTACTCTGCGGGCGACTGGGAGGCCGCGCGGGGGTGGTCACCCTCACCGATCAAGTCGCCACACGCACCGGACTTGAGGGACTGGATATTATCCAGCGGTTGCCGTTTGATTCCCGCGCGACGATGGTCGATTTACTAGAAAGTAATCAAGTCCCCCTTCCCCGCCAGTCGGTCCGCATCGTGATCAGCGATTTTCTGTTTCCCCACGACCCCGCGGCGCTCATCCGCCGCTTGGCCACCGGCGCCAGCGCGTTGTGGGTCCTGCAACTATTGAACGCCTGGGAAGCCAACCCGACCACCAGTGGAGGCCGCCGTTTGGTCGACATCGAATCGGCGGCCGAAACCGATCTCATTCTGGATCGCAAAACAATCGCCGGTTATCAAAAACGGTTGCAGCAACTCCAGGCCGAATTGGCCCGAAATTGTCGCCGCGTCCAGGCGACGTTTGTCCCACTGATTGCCGATAAGGGGCTGCAAACGCTCTGCCGCGAGGACCTGTGCGCTGCCGAAGTCCTCCGCATCGCCTAA
- a CDS encoding rhomboid family intramembrane serine protease, whose translation MWTTVRQIFRAAPVTASIIFICSGLLAWIFYLVLFEDDNYRVAQEQLGVPLKFVMPGGQNGTPDVEIGLIKLWDGEWWRVIIAGLHHGGSMTSGLIHLVLNCLGLWYLGQLVEYRIGSLRMALLFTTSLVVSMLPEFLVGSAAVGMSGAICALFGYLLVLRHHDRYILEMLPDQVVRIMLIWLVACIPATYFDILPVANLAHFSGLAYGYLAARVAYAQTPWRVPARAGFLAAHLLIPIGLYAVVHPVWNAGYHWHLGTSNLLSRQDRIMHLRQAVAINPQLDPAWVELSTQYFRSGNQHDAWTAILQGVHNNPSSTAAIRKAAFMGQLFQTPETRKLARKILDDVFEDEAPAWAERLLAQAPGSQRFRFTLPTDPQQKYEIGKPVTLPVPAPIEPNPQNEPLAPPNPDDPDSAAVGTAT comes from the coding sequence ATGTGGACCACCGTCCGACAAATTTTTCGAGCAGCCCCAGTCACAGCGAGCATCATCTTCATTTGCTCGGGACTGCTGGCATGGATTTTTTATCTCGTATTGTTCGAAGACGACAATTACCGTGTCGCGCAAGAACAACTAGGCGTTCCGCTGAAATTTGTGATGCCGGGAGGCCAAAACGGCACACCTGATGTCGAAATCGGGCTGATCAAACTTTGGGACGGCGAGTGGTGGCGCGTCATCATTGCCGGATTACACCATGGCGGCAGCATGACCAGCGGACTGATCCATCTGGTACTCAACTGCCTCGGCCTGTGGTATTTGGGACAACTCGTGGAATATCGCATCGGCAGCCTGCGCATGGCCTTGCTGTTCACCACGTCGTTGGTCGTTTCTATGCTGCCGGAATTCCTCGTCGGATCGGCAGCGGTGGGAATGTCCGGGGCGATCTGTGCGCTGTTCGGTTATCTGTTGGTCCTACGTCACCACGACAGATACATCTTGGAAATGTTGCCCGACCAAGTGGTCCGCATCATGTTGATTTGGTTAGTCGCCTGCATCCCGGCCACTTACTTCGATATTCTGCCGGTCGCCAATTTAGCGCACTTTTCCGGTTTGGCATACGGGTATCTGGCCGCCCGCGTCGCCTATGCGCAAACCCCTTGGCGGGTCCCAGCCCGCGCCGGTTTTTTGGCCGCGCATTTACTCATTCCCATCGGACTGTATGCCGTGGTCCACCCCGTTTGGAATGCCGGCTATCATTGGCATCTGGGGACCAGCAATTTACTTTCGCGGCAAGACCGCATCATGCACCTCCGCCAAGCGGTCGCCATCAACCCCCAACTCGATCCCGCTTGGGTGGAATTGTCTACGCAATACTTTAGAAGCGGAAATCAGCACGATGCTTGGACTGCGATCCTGCAAGGCGTCCATAACAATCCCTCAAGCACAGCCGCAATTCGCAAAGCCGCCTTTATGGGCCAGCTCTTCCAGACACCGGAAACCCGGAAACTGGCCCGTAAAATCTTAGACGATGTGTTTGAAGACGAGGCCCCCGCCTGGGCTGAACGGCTATTGGCCCAAGCTCCCGGCTCACAGCGCTTTCGCTTCACCCTTCCCACTGATCCTCAGCAGAAATACGAGATCGGCAAGCCGGTAACACTCCCCGTGCCTGCCCCAATCGAACCCAATCCCCAAAACGAACCGTTGGCGCCTCCCAATCCCGACGATCCCGATAGCGCTGCGGTGGGAACCGCTACTTAG